The following are from one region of the Moritella sp. 24 genome:
- a CDS encoding diguanylate cyclase domain-containing protein: protein MDVNYQYLMKPILNWWQAITELSTNASLTITLWLVITVLLISLLVILTLVRRLKTCKSLLTFSATPTLVLDVKKGSILYSNTAITDIFDQENSNTSHIVAQCCFERLSHLAEQTAITTDVFHIKQLKKTLRFSAVQINYQRRRAWLCQIDHIGTNSSAISPWDVDGQIVNNLFSSNSAFVHIKTLDGLILNCSPSWAAQFGQSVEQVSGHFEHDFYSSSKIEQIKSYEKAVVAGDIQEYEEWNTADDNNILLQTMKYPLYDEHKKIVAILTVSNDLTEVMELNERLLNENGEHLRIEAELSRHNSLLNSVINATPDPVAFMNGDGKYVGANLGYCEVLGVEHADLIGMDRTLLLNQDKKVWLLEQENQLLLDGKSVRYEELLHLADQEPRWYEICKQRYVNHTNGENGILIVYRDLTERKRIEYDLEQAIEKFDELSSVDQLTKIANRRTFDTKLQHYWSTHHREIKQMSLLFCDVDSFKLYNDNYGHPMGDIVLAKIAQVMNDQVHRGADLVARYGGEEFAVILPNTDEEGAIRLANKIIKAVQGLAIEHAYSKAAKHVTLSIGIASMCPEHESSEALLLEHSDKALYMAKENGRNQYCVYAEKGHDQEMAELNFDLLKS from the coding sequence ATGGACGTAAATTATCAATATTTGATGAAACCAATATTAAATTGGTGGCAGGCTATTACTGAATTATCAACAAATGCCTCTCTTACGATCACGCTTTGGTTAGTCATTACAGTGCTATTAATTAGCCTGCTTGTTATTTTAACGCTCGTGCGCAGACTCAAAACGTGTAAATCATTACTGACATTTTCCGCCACACCTACACTTGTTCTCGATGTTAAAAAAGGTTCGATACTTTATTCTAACACTGCTATTACTGACATATTCGATCAAGAAAATAGCAATACTAGCCATATCGTTGCCCAGTGTTGTTTCGAACGCTTATCGCATCTAGCTGAACAAACGGCGATAACCACAGATGTTTTTCACATCAAACAATTAAAGAAAACATTACGCTTTAGTGCTGTACAAATAAATTACCAAAGACGTCGAGCTTGGTTATGTCAAATCGATCATATTGGCACTAACTCTTCAGCTATTTCCCCTTGGGATGTCGACGGGCAAATCGTCAATAATTTATTTTCTTCTAATTCAGCTTTTGTCCATATCAAAACACTAGATGGATTAATTCTCAATTGTTCACCGTCGTGGGCGGCTCAATTTGGTCAATCAGTAGAGCAAGTTAGCGGTCACTTTGAGCATGATTTTTATAGTTCGTCCAAGATAGAACAGATCAAATCTTATGAGAAAGCGGTTGTGGCTGGTGATATACAGGAATATGAGGAATGGAATACCGCTGACGACAATAATATTTTATTACAAACGATGAAATATCCACTATATGACGAGCATAAAAAAATAGTCGCTATTTTAACGGTATCGAACGACTTAACCGAAGTGATGGAACTTAATGAACGCTTACTTAATGAAAATGGTGAGCATCTGCGTATTGAGGCTGAGTTGAGTCGTCATAATAGTTTACTCAACTCGGTGATTAATGCGACGCCAGATCCCGTTGCCTTTATGAATGGAGATGGCAAATACGTTGGTGCTAATCTTGGTTATTGTGAAGTGCTTGGTGTGGAACATGCCGATTTAATTGGTATGGATAGGACGCTATTACTTAATCAAGACAAAAAAGTGTGGTTATTAGAGCAAGAAAATCAACTACTCTTAGATGGCAAGTCGGTTCGTTATGAAGAATTATTGCATTTAGCGGATCAGGAACCTCGTTGGTATGAAATATGTAAACAGCGTTATGTGAATCATACCAATGGCGAGAATGGTATTTTAATCGTTTATCGGGATTTGACCGAACGTAAGCGTATTGAGTATGATCTTGAGCAGGCGATTGAAAAGTTTGATGAGCTTAGTTCTGTTGATCAACTGACTAAAATTGCGAATAGACGTACCTTTGATACGAAATTACAGCATTATTGGTCAACGCATCATCGTGAAATAAAACAGATGTCGTTGTTGTTCTGCGATGTTGATAGTTTCAAATTGTATAATGATAATTATGGTCATCCTATGGGTGATATTGTATTGGCTAAAATCGCGCAAGTCATGAATGACCAAGTACATCGTGGTGCAGATTTAGTCGCTCGTTATGGTGGCGAAGAGTTTGCGGTCATTTTACCTAATACTGATGAAGAAGGTGCGATTCGCCTTGCGAATAAAATTATTAAGGCGGTTCAAGGGTTAGCGATTGAACATGCTTATTCTAAAGCAGCCAAACATGTCACCTTGAGTATTGGTATCGCGAGTATGTGTCCTGAACATGAAAGCTCAGAGGCGCTATTACTTGAACATTCTGATAAGGCGCTTTATATGGCGAAGGAGAATGGGCGTAATCAGTATTGTGTCTATGCAGAAAAAGGGCATGATCAGGAGATGGCAGAATTAAATTTTGACTTACTAAAATCCTAG
- the gltB gene encoding glutamate synthase large subunit, whose amino-acid sequence MSVYDPSLEKDNCGFGLIAHQEGEASHKLVRVAISSLDRMQHRGGIAADGKTGDGCGLLMQKPDSFFRAIAVENNWNLGSNYAVGMIFLNQDTDKSAAAKQIIKEELERETLNVVGWREVPLDTSVLGEIALSSLPQIQQIFINAPAGWAPKDIERRLYLTKRRIEKRITDDSDFYIASLSNLVTIYKGLCMAGDLPKFFLDLADLRMQSAICLFHQRFSTNTSPKWPLAQPFRFMAHNGEINTIEGNREWARARSYKFSSPLLPDMHDAAPFVNTKGSDSSSMDNMLELFLAGGMDIFRAFRLLVPPAWQNHPNMDDDLRAFYDFNSMHMEPWDGPAGIVLSDGRYAACGLDRNGLRPARYVRTTDGLITVASEVGIWDYTADEVIEKGRVGPGELLVIDTETGKLWTSWDIDQELKGRNPYREWLSNNSTKLTPFEALPQEAIGTRTFSDEQLATYQKQFDYSREEVEQILRVLGENAQEATGSMGDDTPMAVLSTKTRSLYDYFRQKFAQVTNPPIDPLRENHVMSLATCIGREHNVFNETDGHAHRVLFASPILLYSDFKQVTELSNEYYKTAQINLCFNGQDETLSRAVARITAEAIELAASGAVLLVLTDRTLTKNSFPIPAAMAVGAVQTALVDANLRCDTNIVVETASARDPHHFAVLLGYGATAIYPYLAYETLRKLVEIETIKQDISKTLLNYRNGINKGLYKIMSKMGISTIASYRCSQLFEAVGLADEVVELCFKGTSSRIKGADFSDFHIDQQKLSKLAWTKRKPTSQGGLLKYVHGGEYHAYNPDVVGTLQTAVQSGHYEDYQRYSKEVNERPISSLRDMLQLKTSEAPIAIDDVEHVDNLYKRFDTAAMSIGALSPEAHEALAVAMNTLGGNSNSGEGGEDPRRFGTLKVSKIKQIASGRFGVTPHYLMNAEIIQIKVAQGAKPGEGGQLPGHKVTTEIAKLRNSVPGVTLISPPPHHDIYSIEDLSQLIFDIKQINPSALVSVKLVSEPGVGTIATGVAKAYADLITISGYDGGTAASPITSVKYAGSPWELGLAETQQALVENGLRHRIRLQVDGGLKTGLDVIKGAILGAESFGFGTGPMVALGCKFLRICHLNNCATGVATQDEKLRQDHFHGLPEMVMNYFKFIAQETREIMASLGVAQLTDLIGRTDLLVQLEGLTEKQRKIDLSGITYKPQPKEGLGVYCQAKNEPYDKAELNEALIAHYIESIAEKSGLSSNFPIKNTDRSVGARLSGEIAKKHGNQGMASDPITVNFTGTAGQSFGVWNAGGLNLNLVGDANDYVGKGMTGGKIVIRPEPGSAFKSNEAVIAGNTCLYGASGGELFAAGLAGERFAVRNSGANAVIEGIGDNGCEYMTGGIVTILGNTGVNFGAGMTGGFAYIYDQNGQLASKINNELVEQHAVTDYPMHVENLRGIVIEHLAQTCSQHAQELLNEFDTVVNKFFIIKPKSADINALLGHKSRSAAELRVQAQ is encoded by the coding sequence ATGTCAGTCTATGACCCGTCGCTGGAAAAAGACAACTGTGGTTTTGGTTTAATTGCCCATCAAGAAGGTGAAGCTAGCCATAAATTAGTTCGCGTCGCGATTTCATCATTAGACCGTATGCAACATAGGGGCGGTATCGCTGCTGATGGAAAAACAGGAGATGGCTGTGGTTTGCTAATGCAAAAGCCTGACAGTTTTTTCCGTGCTATTGCGGTAGAAAATAATTGGAATCTCGGTAGTAACTACGCTGTTGGTATGATTTTCTTAAATCAAGACACTGATAAATCAGCTGCAGCAAAACAAATCATTAAAGAAGAACTAGAACGCGAAACACTTAATGTTGTCGGCTGGCGTGAAGTCCCTCTTGATACGAGCGTATTAGGTGAAATAGCGCTTTCATCATTACCTCAAATTCAACAGATTTTTATCAATGCACCCGCAGGTTGGGCGCCTAAAGATATCGAACGCCGTTTATATTTAACTAAACGTCGTATCGAAAAACGAATTACAGACGATAGCGATTTTTATATTGCAAGCTTGTCAAACCTAGTGACGATTTACAAAGGTTTGTGTATGGCTGGTGATCTGCCTAAGTTTTTCTTAGACCTTGCAGATCTTCGTATGCAATCTGCAATCTGCCTGTTCCACCAACGATTCTCAACAAACACATCGCCTAAATGGCCGTTAGCTCAACCATTCCGCTTTATGGCGCACAATGGTGAAATTAACACGATCGAAGGTAACCGAGAATGGGCAAGAGCACGTAGCTATAAGTTCAGTTCACCTTTACTACCTGACATGCATGATGCAGCACCGTTCGTTAATACCAAAGGTTCTGACTCGTCATCAATGGACAACATGCTAGAGCTATTTTTAGCCGGTGGTATGGATATTTTCCGTGCTTTCCGTCTATTAGTGCCGCCAGCATGGCAGAACCACCCAAACATGGATGATGATCTGCGTGCATTTTATGATTTCAACTCAATGCATATGGAACCTTGGGATGGCCCAGCGGGGATCGTACTGAGTGACGGTCGTTACGCGGCTTGTGGTTTAGACCGTAATGGTTTACGCCCTGCTCGTTATGTACGTACAACAGATGGTTTAATCACAGTCGCATCGGAAGTCGGTATCTGGGATTACACAGCTGATGAAGTTATCGAAAAAGGCCGTGTTGGCCCAGGTGAATTATTAGTTATTGATACCGAAACAGGTAAATTATGGACATCTTGGGATATTGACCAAGAATTAAAAGGCCGTAATCCTTACCGCGAATGGTTATCAAATAATTCAACGAAACTAACGCCGTTTGAAGCATTACCACAAGAAGCAATTGGCACTCGTACCTTTAGTGACGAGCAATTAGCTACTTACCAAAAACAATTTGATTACAGCAGAGAAGAAGTCGAACAAATTCTTCGCGTATTAGGTGAGAATGCACAAGAAGCAACGGGCTCTATGGGTGATGATACACCAATGGCCGTGCTTTCGACTAAAACACGTTCGCTGTATGACTACTTCCGTCAGAAGTTTGCCCAAGTAACCAATCCACCGATTGATCCTTTACGTGAAAATCACGTGATGTCTTTGGCAACTTGTATTGGTCGCGAACACAACGTATTTAATGAAACAGACGGTCACGCACATCGTGTATTATTTGCATCGCCTATTTTATTGTACTCAGACTTCAAACAAGTCACTGAATTAAGCAACGAATACTATAAAACAGCACAAATTAATCTTTGCTTTAACGGTCAAGATGAAACGCTATCACGTGCTGTTGCGCGTATTACTGCTGAAGCGATTGAACTTGCCGCATCGGGTGCTGTTCTATTAGTGTTAACAGATAGAACATTAACTAAAAATAGTTTCCCTATTCCTGCGGCAATGGCGGTTGGTGCGGTTCAAACTGCATTGGTTGACGCGAACTTACGTTGCGACACAAATATTGTTGTCGAAACAGCAAGTGCCCGTGACCCGCATCACTTTGCCGTATTACTTGGCTATGGTGCAACGGCAATTTATCCATACCTTGCCTATGAAACATTAAGAAAGCTTGTTGAAATAGAAACAATCAAACAAGATATCTCTAAGACATTATTAAACTACCGTAACGGTATTAATAAAGGTCTGTACAAGATCATGTCTAAAATGGGTATCTCTACGATTGCGAGCTACCGTTGCTCACAACTGTTTGAAGCCGTAGGTTTAGCCGATGAAGTGGTTGAGCTATGCTTTAAAGGTACAAGCAGCCGTATTAAAGGTGCTGATTTTAGCGATTTCCATATCGACCAACAAAAATTAAGCAAACTAGCGTGGACTAAACGTAAACCTACTTCACAAGGTGGTTTACTGAAATATGTTCACGGTGGTGAATACCATGCTTATAACCCTGACGTAGTTGGCACATTACAAACTGCAGTTCAAAGTGGTCATTACGAAGATTACCAACGCTACTCGAAAGAAGTAAATGAACGCCCTATTTCAAGCTTACGTGACATGTTACAGCTAAAAACATCAGAAGCACCGATTGCGATTGATGACGTTGAACATGTCGACAACTTGTATAAGCGTTTTGATACTGCCGCTATGTCAATCGGAGCTCTAAGCCCTGAAGCACATGAAGCTCTCGCAGTTGCAATGAATACCTTAGGTGGTAATTCTAACTCAGGTGAAGGCGGTGAAGATCCACGTCGCTTCGGCACGCTTAAAGTATCTAAAATTAAACAAATTGCATCAGGTCGATTTGGTGTAACACCGCATTACTTAATGAATGCAGAAATCATTCAAATTAAAGTAGCGCAAGGGGCGAAGCCCGGTGAAGGTGGTCAACTACCAGGCCATAAAGTCACCACTGAAATTGCAAAATTACGTAACTCAGTACCAGGTGTAACACTTATTTCACCACCACCGCATCATGATATTTATTCAATTGAAGATTTATCGCAGCTGATTTTTGATATTAAACAAATTAATCCATCAGCATTAGTGTCGGTGAAATTAGTATCAGAACCGGGTGTTGGTACGATTGCGACAGGTGTAGCAAAAGCATACGCAGATTTAATTACTATCTCAGGTTATGACGGTGGTACAGCTGCAAGTCCAATCACATCTGTTAAGTATGCAGGTAGTCCTTGGGAACTCGGTCTAGCAGAAACACAGCAAGCACTGGTTGAAAATGGCTTACGTCACCGCATCCGCTTACAAGTTGATGGCGGTTTAAAAACCGGTCTTGACGTCATTAAGGGTGCGATTCTTGGTGCTGAAAGCTTTGGTTTCGGTACAGGCCCTATGGTTGCTTTAGGCTGTAAATTCCTCCGAATTTGTCACCTGAATAACTGTGCGACAGGTGTTGCAACACAAGACGAAAAATTACGCCAAGATCACTTCCATGGCTTACCGGAAATGGTAATGAACTACTTTAAGTTTATTGCCCAAGAAACCCGTGAAATCATGGCATCACTTGGTGTGGCTCAGTTAACCGATTTAATTGGTCGTACCGATTTACTGGTGCAATTAGAAGGATTAACTGAAAAACAACGTAAAATTGATTTGTCAGGAATTACCTATAAGCCTCAGCCTAAAGAAGGCTTAGGTGTTTATTGTCAGGCAAAAAATGAACCGTATGATAAAGCTGAATTAAACGAAGCCTTAATTGCACATTACATTGAATCAATCGCAGAGAAATCTGGGCTATCAAGTAATTTCCCAATTAAAAATACAGATCGCTCTGTTGGCGCTCGTTTATCAGGTGAGATAGCGAAAAAGCACGGTAACCAAGGTATGGCATCGGATCCAATTACCGTTAACTTTACCGGTACAGCAGGTCAGAGTTTTGGTGTTTGGAATGCAGGTGGTCTAAACCTTAATCTTGTTGGCGATGCGAACGATTATGTCGGTAAAGGTATGACAGGCGGCAAGATCGTTATTCGTCCTGAACCAGGCTCAGCGTTTAAATCAAATGAAGCGGTTATCGCTGGTAATACGTGTCTTTATGGTGCATCTGGTGGTGAATTATTTGCGGCAGGTCTTGCTGGTGAGCGTTTTGCTGTTCGTAACTCAGGTGCAAATGCAGTTATCGAAGGTATTGGTGATAACGGCTGTGAATACATGACAGGCGGTATTGTGACTATCCTAGGTAATACAGGTGTTAACTTTGGCGCAGGTATGACTGGCGGCTTTGCTTACATCTACGACCAAAATGGTCAGCTAGCGAGTAAAATCAACAACGAACTTGTTGAACAACATGCAGTAACGGATTACCCAATGCACGTTGAAAATCTACGCGGTATCGTCATTGAACATCTTGCTCAAACATGCAGTCAGCATGCGCAAGAACTGCTCAATGAATTTGATACTGTGGTAAATAAATTCTTTATTATCAAGCCTAAATCAGCTGATATTAACGCATTACTTGGCCACAAATCACGCTCTGCTGCAGAGCTACGTGTCCAGGCTCAATAG
- a CDS encoding FAD-dependent oxidoreductase encodes MSNNVFQFVDVQRIDPDKKPLKIRKVDFIEIYKPFTANQAKMQAGRCLECGNPYCEWKCPVHNYIPNWLKLVEEGRIIEAAELCHETNSLPEVCGRVCPQDRLCEGSCTLNTDFGAVTIGNVEKYITDEAFKLGWRPDMSKVVRNNKKVAIIGAGPAGLATADILVRNGVTPVVYDRNPEIGGLLTFGIPAFKLDKSVMTHRREVFTEMGIEFCLNTEIGKDIQFSELVAQYDAVFVGVGTYKYINGGFDNGSAQGVYDALPYLIANTNHELGFEKSSDEFINLKNKTVVVLGGGDTAMDCVRTAVRQGAKNVYCAYRRDEISMPGSKREVKNAKEEGVKFLWNLQPLDVEIASDKSTGNKATGVKMVKTRLGNPDENGRRRAEQVIGSEHVLKADAVIQAFGFQPDPAQWLLDEGVTTNSWNGIIAPAESDFPFQTANPKIFAGGDAVRGSDLVVTAIDEGRRAAEAILDYLDV; translated from the coding sequence ATGAGTAATAATGTATTTCAATTTGTCGATGTACAACGCATTGATCCAGATAAAAAACCGTTAAAGATCCGTAAAGTAGACTTTATCGAAATTTATAAGCCATTTACGGCGAACCAAGCAAAAATGCAAGCGGGTCGCTGTTTAGAATGTGGTAACCCATACTGTGAATGGAAATGCCCTGTGCATAACTACATTCCTAATTGGTTAAAACTGGTTGAAGAAGGTCGCATCATTGAAGCGGCTGAGCTTTGTCATGAAACGAACAGCTTACCTGAAGTTTGTGGCCGAGTTTGTCCTCAAGATCGTTTATGCGAAGGTTCTTGTACGTTAAATACTGACTTTGGGGCTGTCACTATTGGTAATGTTGAAAAATACATTACTGACGAAGCCTTTAAATTAGGCTGGCGTCCAGATATGTCTAAAGTCGTTCGTAACAACAAAAAAGTGGCTATTATCGGTGCAGGTCCAGCAGGACTTGCAACGGCTGATATCTTAGTACGTAATGGTGTAACACCTGTTGTTTATGATCGTAATCCTGAGATTGGTGGATTATTAACGTTTGGTATTCCCGCGTTTAAACTTGATAAAAGTGTCATGACTCACCGCCGTGAAGTCTTCACTGAGATGGGTATCGAGTTCTGCCTTAACACTGAAATTGGTAAAGATATTCAATTCAGTGAATTAGTAGCACAATACGATGCTGTGTTTGTTGGTGTTGGTACGTATAAGTACATCAATGGTGGTTTCGATAACGGTTCTGCACAAGGTGTTTATGATGCCCTGCCTTACCTTATTGCAAACACAAACCATGAGCTTGGCTTTGAAAAGAGCAGCGACGAGTTTATCAACTTGAAAAACAAAACGGTTGTTGTACTTGGTGGTGGTGATACCGCGATGGATTGCGTTCGAACAGCTGTCCGTCAAGGTGCTAAAAATGTTTATTGTGCATATCGCCGTGATGAAATAAGTATGCCGGGTTCTAAACGCGAAGTTAAAAACGCGAAAGAAGAAGGCGTAAAATTCTTATGGAATTTACAACCGCTTGATGTTGAGATTGCGAGTGATAAAAGTACTGGCAACAAAGCAACAGGCGTTAAAATGGTGAAAACCCGTTTAGGTAATCCAGATGAAAATGGTCGTCGTCGTGCCGAGCAAGTAATTGGTTCTGAACACGTACTGAAAGCAGATGCGGTGATTCAAGCGTTTGGCTTCCAACCTGATCCAGCACAATGGTTATTGGATGAAGGCGTTACAACCAACAGTTGGAATGGCATTATCGCACCAGCAGAAAGTGACTTCCCATTCCAGACTGCAAACCCGAAAATTTTTGCAGGTGGTGATGCAGTCCGAGGTTCTGATCTTGTGGTAACAGCAATTGATGAAGGTCGTCGTGCAGCAGAGGCAATACTCGATTATTTAGACGTTTAA
- the arcB gene encoding aerobic respiration two-component sensor histidine kinase ArcB — protein MMKIRAWAQYYVDMLTKLGVIRFSILSAATVIFFSITIQASINYILRGQVKLDDLYAAILFAIVVTPWVVFFLSIVVQQLEDSRKRLSKMVYKLQEVRARDLQLQQELQVNLIELNDEFEERKKAEADRNQAFKDLENEVFQREQAQLVVEERSALVRSFIDSSPDLVYYSNEVGRFSGCNLAMEALTGKIEKELIGLTPFDLYDTEIAAKFAATDKVVLNTQLPETYEQWLTYPDGHKACFELRKVPFFGQRNEYIGVLGYGRDITERKKYQDALEKASRDKTTFISTISHELRTPLNGVVGLSRILLDGPLNDEQRQHLNTIYVSAQTMGNIFNDIIDLDKFDRRKFEIVNQPIEFRSFLNDIKTLALLQAEQKGLVLEFDVFGDIPDFINADGTRLRQVLWNLVSNAVKFTDSGQVSIRVFTSEEEGNRIGLTFEVEDSGIGISAEGQDKIFAMYYQEQGSKRATGTGIGLSVAKSLMTAMGGDIWVSSELGEGSCFTIEFDVDGVESLQSNELAASEQVSLSVLLVEDIELNVTVCTAILNKLGHTVEVAIDGRSAISMAENNHYDLIFLDINLPDISGFEIIKILRDNPALELPPVVALTANVINNRQEYIEKGMDDAISKPLSINAVTGVISRLLSSVEQGEAPNVNYTADAFAGEQEMLVEYLDIDLLQQYLDTLGKDLLLQSVRLFEQTMPSYLAILNSTLTARDQDAIVDEAHKIKGAAGSIGLTRIQQVSQLAQSPEQPTWWENIDDWVEQINTEYLHDIKRLKTWIENQDV, from the coding sequence ATGATGAAAATCAGAGCTTGGGCTCAATACTATGTTGATATGCTCACTAAATTGGGTGTTATTCGATTTAGTATTCTCTCTGCCGCAACGGTTATTTTCTTTTCTATTACTATTCAAGCAAGTATCAATTATATTCTGCGTGGTCAGGTTAAACTTGACGATTTGTATGCAGCTATTTTATTTGCAATTGTTGTCACACCTTGGGTGGTATTTTTTCTCTCTATCGTCGTTCAGCAACTTGAAGACTCTCGAAAACGCTTAAGTAAAATGGTGTACAAACTGCAAGAAGTGCGGGCACGTGACTTGCAACTACAGCAAGAATTACAAGTCAATCTGATTGAACTGAATGATGAGTTTGAAGAGCGTAAAAAGGCTGAGGCAGACAGGAATCAAGCATTTAAAGACCTAGAAAATGAAGTTTTTCAGCGTGAACAGGCGCAATTAGTCGTAGAGGAACGTTCTGCATTAGTGCGCTCATTTATCGATAGTTCACCGGATTTGGTTTATTACAGTAATGAAGTCGGACGTTTTTCAGGGTGTAATCTCGCGATGGAAGCGCTGACGGGTAAAATTGAAAAAGAGCTGATCGGTTTGACGCCTTTTGATTTGTACGACACTGAAATCGCTGCTAAATTTGCAGCAACAGATAAAGTGGTATTAAACACGCAGTTACCTGAAACCTATGAACAATGGTTGACGTATCCTGATGGCCATAAGGCATGCTTTGAATTACGGAAAGTTCCTTTCTTTGGGCAGCGAAATGAATATATCGGCGTATTGGGTTATGGACGAGACATTACCGAACGTAAAAAATATCAAGATGCATTAGAGAAAGCCAGCCGAGATAAAACGACGTTTATTTCAACCATTAGCCATGAATTACGCACCCCGTTAAATGGTGTTGTTGGACTAAGTCGAATTTTATTGGACGGCCCGCTTAATGATGAGCAGCGCCAGCATTTGAATACGATCTATGTTAGCGCGCAAACAATGGGTAATATTTTTAATGATATTATCGATTTAGATAAGTTTGATCGCCGTAAATTTGAGATCGTAAACCAACCGATAGAATTTCGAAGTTTCCTCAACGATATAAAAACTCTCGCATTACTCCAGGCTGAACAAAAAGGGCTTGTTTTAGAGTTTGATGTGTTTGGTGATATCCCAGACTTTATTAATGCAGATGGAACGAGATTACGCCAAGTTTTATGGAATCTTGTATCAAATGCGGTGAAATTTACCGATTCAGGTCAAGTGAGTATTCGGGTATTTACCAGTGAAGAAGAGGGAAATCGAATTGGTTTAACCTTTGAAGTTGAAGATTCTGGTATTGGTATTTCGGCAGAAGGCCAAGATAAGATATTCGCAATGTACTACCAAGAGCAAGGCAGTAAACGAGCAACGGGCACGGGTATTGGCCTCTCTGTTGCAAAAAGTTTGATGACGGCAATGGGTGGTGATATTTGGGTGAGTAGTGAGCTAGGCGAAGGGAGCTGCTTTACCATTGAATTTGATGTAGATGGGGTCGAAAGTTTACAGAGCAATGAACTTGCTGCAAGTGAACAAGTGTCACTGTCTGTCTTATTGGTTGAAGATATTGAGTTAAACGTCACCGTTTGTACTGCGATTTTAAATAAATTGGGTCATACAGTTGAGGTAGCTATTGATGGTCGTAGTGCGATCAGCATGGCAGAGAATAATCATTATGATTTAATTTTCTTGGATATTAATTTACCTGATATTTCCGGCTTTGAAATTATAAAAATATTACGTGATAATCCGGCTCTAGAACTACCTCCTGTTGTCGCACTGACTGCTAATGTGATTAATAATCGCCAAGAATATATTGAAAAAGGCATGGATGACGCGATTAGCAAACCCCTTTCTATCAATGCCGTTACTGGGGTGATTAGTCGCTTATTAAGCAGTGTTGAGCAAGGCGAAGCCCCTAATGTTAATTATACGGCTGATGCGTTCGCTGGCGAACAAGAGATGTTAGTTGAATATCTTGATATTGATTTATTACAACAATATCTTGATACATTAGGTAAAGATTTATTACTGCAAAGTGTTCGTCTGTTTGAACAAACCATGCCGAGCTATTTAGCAATATTGAATAGTACATTAACGGCTCGTGATCAAGATGCTATCGTTGACGAAGCCCATAAAATCAAAGGTGCAGCTGGCTCTATTGGTTTAACGAGAATACAGCAGGTATCACAACTCGCACAGTCACCGGAACAGCCGACATGGTGGGAGAACATTGATGATTGGGTTGAGCAGATTAATACTGAATACCTGCATGATATTAAGCGTTTGAAAACTTGGATTGAGAATCAAGATGTATAA